In Chaetodon auriga isolate fChaAug3 chromosome 7, fChaAug3.hap1, whole genome shotgun sequence, a genomic segment contains:
- the laynb gene encoding layilin has translation MDFMKLFGTVIAVFFHPGSASKLNGPRICRHGTERPCYKVFYIQDSRRRLTFEDARQACRLDGGELLSIETEREQRLMERFIQQLQAGDGDFWIGLRRSPQRYRAGTANPGCPSQYYWLDGSKAKFRNWHWDEPSCGGEMCAVLYHQPSAPPDEEGHFLFQWNDDNCNSKNNFVCKYPEEKVPVFTEELSIAHAVPSLRPNLFSTTESDERIKVGLPESSVSLSDNTLYVSYILYATIPALLLLLFAAAGFFCYKQHAKRRKTETQNYPSRPKPWTPATASPYAIQGPYAFSDITKLPHTSLSGSMPADMMTKYPLAPSQDSQCDDYENVSCVDRESGFVTNDIYETCKAQSRRCRGQAGWVENEIYG, from the exons ATGGATTTTATGAAGCTGTTTGGCACCGTTATCGCCGTTTTCTTCCACCCAGGATCCGCTTCTAAGTTAAATG GCCCAAGGATCTGTCGGCACGGGACAGAGCGCCCATGCTACAAGGTGTTCTACATCCAGGACAGCAGGCGGAGGCTGACGTTTGAGGACGCCAGGCAGGCCTGCAGGTTGGATGGAGGCGAGTTGCTCAGCATTGAAACGGAGCGCGAGCAGCGACTGATGGAGAGGTTCATACAACAGCTGCAGGCTGGAGATGGAGACTTCTGGATCGGGCTCCGCCGCAGCCCACAGCGCTACAGGGCAGGAACAGCAAACCCAGGATGCCCCTCGCAGTACTATTGGCTGGACGGAAGCAAGGCCAAGTTCAg gAACTGGCACTGGGACGAGCCATCGTGTGGTGGTGAAATGTGTGCGGTTCTGTACCACCAGCCCTCAGCACCACCTGACGAAGAAGGTCATTTCCTCTTCCAGTGGAACGACGACAACTGCAACTCCAAGAACAACTTTGTCTGCAAATACCCAGAAG AAAAAGTACCAGTATTTACTGAGGAATTGAGCATAGCACATGCAG TTCCATCTCTGAGGCCAAACTTATTCTCAACTACAGAAAGTGATGAGAGGATAAAAGTAGGATTACCCGAGTCATCag TATCTCTCTCAGACAACACCCTGTATGTCTCATACATCCTTTATGCAACcattcctgctctgctgctgctgctgtttgcagctgCTGGGTTCTTCTGCTACAAACAACATGCTAAGAG gaggaagacagaaactCAAAATTATCCCAGCAGACCAAAACCGTGGACCCCAGCCACAGCCTCACCTTACGCCATACAAGGACCTTACGCCTTCAGTGACATTACCAAACTTCCTCACACTTCCCTGAGCGGCAGCATGCCAGCAGACATGATGACCAAATATCCCTTAGCTCCCTCCCAGGACTCCCAGTGTGACGATTATGAGAATGTGTCATGTGTGGACAGGGAGAGCGGCTTCGTCACCAATGACATCTATGAGACCTGCAAAGCTCAGAGCCGGCGCTGCCGCGGTCAGGCTGGTTGGGTGGAAAATGAGATCTATGGCTAG